In Leptodesmis sichuanensis A121, the following are encoded in one genomic region:
- a CDS encoding response regulator, with translation MDVLSPMSPGDKKIILIVDDDRDNLDLIREQVSLLIDCSVVTALDGNTALSLAKKLHPNLILLDIWLPGLDGFQVVQHLKQDPQTGAIPVIAVTAAARFQEQAIAMQVGFVDYICKPYDLETLEVAIAKCLAHSLPMATNEVTGGCHCN, from the coding sequence ATGGACGTTTTATCTCCTATGTCCCCTGGTGACAAAAAAATAATCCTGATTGTGGATGACGATCGGGACAACTTAGACCTGATCCGAGAACAAGTTTCTTTACTCATTGACTGCTCTGTGGTCACCGCGCTGGATGGCAACACCGCCCTCTCGCTAGCTAAAAAACTCCATCCCAACTTGATTCTGCTAGATATTTGGCTACCCGGTTTAGATGGCTTTCAAGTGGTTCAGCACTTAAAGCAGGATCCCCAGACAGGGGCGATCCCAGTGATTGCTGTAACAGCAGCAGCACGCTTTCAAGAACAGGCAATAGCCATGCAAGTTGGCTTTGTGGACTATATTTGCAAACCCTATGATCTCGAAACGCTGGAGGTGGCGATCGCGAAGTGTCTGGCGCATTCCCTCCCTATGGCAACCAACGAGGTGACTGGAGGCTGTCACTGTAATTAG
- a CDS encoding DUF2294 domain-containing protein gives MTNSLPTSGQLERTLSQRIQALYRNQVGHRLDRVICRIVDQKILIILENAVTPAEQLLANSGKEDLAEEIHSHLNEAIRPQVIELIEEIVGVSVVDLLSDAKLETERTGMIVMLENVPRMGDRPINQKAS, from the coding sequence ATGACTAATTCTTTACCCACTTCCGGCCAACTTGAACGCACACTCTCCCAAAGAATTCAAGCACTTTATCGAAATCAGGTAGGACATCGATTGGATCGAGTAATATGCCGAATTGTGGATCAAAAGATTTTGATCATTCTAGAAAACGCTGTCACTCCCGCGGAACAGCTTCTAGCTAACAGTGGCAAAGAAGATCTGGCGGAAGAAATTCATTCTCATTTGAACGAAGCAATCCGGCCTCAAGTTATTGAGTTGATCGAAGAAATTGTTGGAGTATCGGTGGTTGATTTATTGAGTGATGCCAAGTTAGAAACTGAGCGAACTGGCATGATTGTGATGTTAGAAAATGTTCCTCGTATGGGCGATCGTCCCATTAATCAAAAAGCCTCTTAA